Proteins from one Ahaetulla prasina isolate Xishuangbanna chromosome 2, ASM2864084v1, whole genome shotgun sequence genomic window:
- the TPRA1 gene encoding transmembrane protein adipocyte-associated 1 codes for MSALVTSVPLSEEDNATYSSAPTAVTTADILTTPLFLNATNTTVPHKCLVLLYEDIGTSRVRYWDLMLLVPNVLFFAFLLWKLPSARAKIHATSSPIFTTFYILVFVVAVVGIARAVVSMTVSASTAATVTDKILWEITRFFLLAIELSMVILGLAFGHLESKSSVKRVLGITTVLSLAYSVTQGTLEIRYPDAQLSAEDFNIYSHGGRHFWLASSSFFFLVYSFVVMLPKTPLKDRISLPSRKSFYIYAGILAVLNLVQGIGSALLCAGIIEGLCCVDATTFLYFSFFAPLIYVAFLKSFFGSEPKILFSYKCQVDEPEDVDVHLPHAYGVTKKEGLDSGFYSSTQIDTTAYLDDVASMPYHVGSINSIDSDRWKAINS; via the exons ATGTCAGCATTGGTGACATCAGTACCATTATCTGAGGAGGATAATGCCACGTACTCATCTGCTCCCACGGCAGTGACAACAGCTGACATCCTGACAACACCTTTGTTTTTAAATGCTACCAACACTACTGTGCCACACAAATGCTTGGTGCTTTTGTATGAGGACATAGGCACATCCAG AGTTCGTTACTGGGACCTTATGCTATTGGTTCCCAATGTACTTTTCTTTGCATTTCTCCTCTGGAAACTGCCTTCTGCCAGGGCCAAAATCCATGCTACTTCCAGTCCCATCTTTACTACATTCTACATACTG GTGTTTGTGGTCGCTGTGGTTGGGATTGCGCGGGCTGTTGTCTCCATGACAGTCAGTGCTTCTACTGCTGCTACAGTCACTGACAAG ATCCTGTGGGAAATCACAAGATTTTTCCTTCTGGCCATTGAGCTGAGCATGGTGATTTTGGGCCTTGCATTTG GTCACCTGGAGAGCAAATCCAGTGTCAAGCGTGTCCTGGGCATCACCACTGTTCTGTCGTTGGCCTACTCAGTGACACAG GGAACTCTGGAAATCCGTTATCCTGATGCTCAACTCTCAGCAgaagattttaatatttatagccACGGAGGAAGGCATTTCTGGCTTGCCAGCTCTAGTTTCTTCTTTCTG GTTTATTCCTTTGTGGTGATGCTTCCTAAAACTCCCTTGAAGGATCGTATTTCTCTGCCAT CAAGGAAGAGTTTCTATATCTATGCAGGAATTCTTGCTGTGCTCAATTTAGTGCAAGGTATCGGCAGTGCTCTGCTCTGTGCAGGTATCATTGAAGGCTTATG CTGTGTGGATGCCACCACCTTCCTCTACTTCAGCTTTTTTGCTCCACTCATCTATGTGGCATTTCTGAAAAGTTTCTTTGG GTCTGAACCAAAGATCCTCTTCTCCTATAAATGCCAGGTGGATGAACCTGAGGATGTCGATGTGCATCTTCCCCACGCTTATGGGGTAACCAAAAAAGAAGGGCTAGATTCTGGCTTCTACTCCAGCACTCAGATTGACACCACAGCATACCTGGACGATGTTGCTTCCATGCCGTACCATGTGGGCAGCATCAATAGCATTGACAGTGATCGATGGAAAGCCATTAACTCCTAA